A genomic region of bacterium contains the following coding sequences:
- a CDS encoding PorV/PorQ family protein, with protein MDHEQWRALVGLTLGFLLVGIGGSSLPLYGQSKTGTTIGQFLLIEPSARTTGMGNAGVAATEELLAAYYNPGAIGSFKGYGVQFTHSLWLADITYDYAAAVVAMGSYGNLYLSATALNSGEIAVRTVEQPLGTGENYSVNDFAFGLGFGRQLTDRFTAGFQVNFMQETIWHSSLSTFTFNVGTVYTLSGSGIRIGASISNFGLPGKYSGRDLRIVYDKDPAKYGDNSNLPGLMYVEDYPPPVLFRAGIDWPIKISRRNEVHLAVNAFHPNDNTESISLGGEWLFMKTLALRAGYQNLWLKDSEVGLTLGTGVIFDLGGTLFHVDYAWADHGRLENTQRFTLGLDFE; from the coding sequence ATGGATCATGAACAATGGCGCGCGCTGGTTGGGCTCACCCTCGGTTTCCTGCTGGTTGGCATCGGAGGGAGCAGCCTGCCGCTTTACGGCCAGAGTAAGACCGGCACAACCATCGGCCAATTCCTCCTGATTGAACCCAGCGCCCGTACGACGGGGATGGGCAACGCCGGGGTTGCCGCAACCGAGGAACTCCTTGCCGCCTATTATAATCCCGGCGCCATCGGCAGCTTTAAAGGCTACGGCGTCCAATTCACCCACAGTCTCTGGCTGGCGGATATCACCTATGATTACGCGGCCGCGGTGGTAGCCATGGGGAGTTATGGCAACCTCTACCTGAGCGCCACCGCCCTCAACTCCGGCGAAATTGCGGTCCGGACCGTCGAACAGCCGCTCGGTACCGGCGAGAATTATTCGGTCAACGACTTCGCTTTTGGCCTCGGCTTCGGCCGCCAGTTGACCGACCGCTTCACCGCCGGCTTCCAGGTCAATTTTATGCAGGAGACTATCTGGCACAGCAGTCTCTCCACCTTCACCTTTAACGTGGGGACCGTCTATACGCTTTCGGGCAGCGGCATCCGTATAGGCGCCAGCATCTCCAATTTCGGCTTGCCGGGCAAGTACTCGGGCCGTGATTTGCGCATCGTCTACGACAAGGATCCGGCCAAGTATGGTGATAACAGCAATCTGCCCGGTCTGATGTATGTCGAAGATTATCCGCCGCCGGTTCTCTTCCGCGCGGGCATTGACTGGCCTATCAAGATCAGCCGCCGCAACGAGGTGCATCTGGCGGTCAACGCCTTTCATCCCAATGACAATACCGAGAGCATCAGCCTCGGCGGGGAGTGGCTTTTCATGAAAACCCTCGCCTTGCGCGCCGGTTATCAGAATCTCTGGCTCAAGGATTCGGAGGTCGGACTGACCCTGGGAACGGGAGTGATCTTCGATTTGGGCGGCACCCTGTTCCACGTCGATTACGCTTGGGCGGACCACGGCCGCCTCGAAAACACCCAGCGTTTCACCCTGGGCCTCGACTTTGAATGA